CTCCGGTCCTCTTGGCCTCGTGTGGGTGTTCGCAGTGAGGCGGCGCAACCGCGAtggcgcatggtggtgggcggcggtTTGCCTGGTCGGCTCCGGTCCGTTGGGCGGTGGGGATTGGAGtacgggagaaatccttgccggtcttcggctccgatgcggtgacacctGCGGGTGCCATCATTCCTTCCTAAAGGGTGTCGGTGATATCCAccccccacctccctccgcgtgccggggaaaccctaggacatgtccgggcagcagcgtcatcGGCGTCGCTTTCTTTCTTGGAGGTGTTGTTTTGTGCGCGATGGTTCGGAGCCTCGGGTTGTAGTGGTTTGTCTCTGGTGGGCGTAGCGATGGCGGGTCATCCGCTCttgtcgagctgccgttgttggcatttgctttttttttctttcttttgactTATTGTGCTGTTCGTTGCAGCAATCCTGtatcggtgttggttgctttggaatacaaagcggggaaaccctttttcggtaaactTCATGGCACAAACGTTTCGTCCCAGGGGAAAAGCAGGAACCTAGTGGACTCAACTAAAAATAAACATACCTAGTGGACCAATATGCAAACTGCACCCCTAAAGCTGTATTCTCCCACCCGACGGCCGAcgcgatggccgccgccgccgccggagagacTCCGCCGCTGCAGGCGAACTACGTCTTCGGGAGGGCATGGCCGGATCTCAACGAAGGACTCTCCTACACCGATACGTTCTGCGGCGCTGGTCAGCCTCCCCTCCCTCTCCCCAGCTCTCTTCCTGTTTTGCTTTTGAACTTCCTCTGATTTACCCACACGCGAGCAGATGCGGAAACCACCGCCTCCTTGATCAACTTCTACTCCGAGAACTACAAGAGCTCGGCGCCATTGCCAGGGTACGTATCTGATGCCCGAGCTCACTTGTTAATCCCCGTGGCTGCCTTCTCCTTTTGCATTTCGTTTCTCTGGACTGGAGGCTGGAACGCCGTGTTGATTTGATTGTGGTGGTTGCACGCCTCTGCAGGTGGATTCATAGGATTCGCAATGGACAGGTAGCATACGCAGCAACCAGTAGTTAATTAGTCAtgctgtttgtgtgtgtgtgtgtgtgtggataaaCTAAATCATGCTGTTTGCAATCAGTCGTTTTTTGTTGTTATGAATTGCTAGCTGTTAGGTTTATGAATCCTTCATGCGGATGCTTTTTCTCTTTGCCGTTTTGAGCTTCAAATGCATGCATAAGAAAATTTATGTGGTATCCTGTAGCTAATTAGCAGTATGTT
This is a stretch of genomic DNA from Triticum aestivum cultivar Chinese Spring unplaced genomic scaffold, IWGSC CS RefSeq v2.1 scaffold111943, whole genome shotgun sequence. It encodes these proteins:
- the LOC123177091 gene encoding RNA pseudouridine synthase 5-like, which codes for MAAAAAGETPPLQANYVFGRAWPDLNEGLSYTDTFCGADAETTASLINFYSENYKSSAPLPGWIHRIRNGQVAYAATSS